A stretch of Dyella sp. BiH032 DNA encodes these proteins:
- a CDS encoding glycoside hydrolase family 127 protein: protein MPSGCSDHRRRFLKNAAVAAASLAVPPRGFADVADVADPAKPGQHAVREQPVRRMQAFGLGQVKLLDSDFSRAAAINQRYLHTLPVDRLAHSFRVQAGLPSSARPFGGWEKPDCELRGHFTGGHYLSAAALAHASLGDALMKQRGDELVAALAACQRPNGYVSAFPESFFDRLSSGQKVWAPFYTIHKILAGMLDMYTLTGNRQALDVSIGIGNWTVRWLNGFSDAEVAHILKTEYGGMNEALYELYAITGNERYRDAAHRFDQASLFDPLSAHRDELQGLHSNTQIPKVLGAARRYELTGEPRYRRIAEFFWETVTHNRTYATGGSSNDEFWKTGPGDLKDQLGLYSAECCVAYNLLKLTRYVYAWSGDPRAFDYYERTLYNARLGTQDAEGMKLYYYPLQPGAAKFYNSPTDSFWCCTGSGAEEFARFNDSIYFRDGDDLYVNLFIASELDWPERKLRLRQETAFPREPLTRLRVSLPAPASFALHLRVPSWIAPGAGVRVNGEALDVFASPGSYLTLHRAWRDGDRVELDLPMRLHSEALPGDDRLQAALYGPLVLAARLGSQGLTHDMQYCGYDAAPKPEPKPRPAPRVAANASGGLDWLRTVSAKELRFEAGTRDGTVAVAPLNEVHGERYAVYWQIDSDAPGPG from the coding sequence ATGCCGTCTGGCTGTAGCGATCACCGCAGGCGATTCCTGAAGAACGCGGCCGTCGCGGCCGCCTCGCTCGCGGTACCACCGCGCGGTTTCGCCGATGTCGCCGATGTCGCCGATCCCGCCAAGCCCGGCCAGCACGCCGTTCGCGAACAGCCCGTGCGCCGCATGCAGGCTTTCGGCCTGGGCCAGGTGAAGCTGCTCGACAGCGACTTCTCCCGCGCGGCGGCGATCAACCAGCGCTATCTGCACACCCTTCCCGTCGACCGGCTCGCGCACAGTTTCCGCGTTCAAGCCGGATTGCCCTCCTCCGCCCGGCCGTTCGGCGGCTGGGAGAAGCCCGACTGCGAGCTGCGCGGGCATTTCACCGGCGGCCACTATCTGTCCGCCGCCGCTCTCGCGCATGCCAGCCTCGGCGATGCGCTGATGAAGCAGCGCGGCGACGAACTCGTCGCGGCACTCGCCGCATGCCAGCGTCCGAACGGCTATGTCAGCGCGTTCCCGGAAAGCTTCTTCGATCGCCTCAGCAGCGGCCAGAAGGTGTGGGCGCCGTTCTACACCATCCACAAGATCCTGGCCGGCATGCTGGACATGTACACGCTGACCGGCAACCGGCAGGCGCTGGACGTGTCCATCGGCATCGGCAACTGGACGGTGCGCTGGCTCAATGGCTTTTCCGACGCCGAGGTGGCGCACATCCTGAAGACCGAGTACGGCGGCATGAACGAGGCGCTGTACGAGCTCTATGCCATTACCGGCAACGAGCGCTACCGCGACGCGGCGCACCGGTTCGACCAGGCTTCGCTGTTCGATCCGCTGTCCGCGCATCGCGACGAGTTGCAGGGCCTGCACAGCAACACGCAGATCCCGAAGGTGCTCGGCGCCGCACGCCGCTACGAACTGACCGGCGAGCCGCGCTACCGCCGCATCGCCGAGTTCTTCTGGGAGACGGTGACGCACAACCGCACCTATGCCACCGGCGGCTCCAGCAACGACGAGTTCTGGAAGACCGGGCCTGGCGATCTCAAGGACCAGCTCGGCCTGTACAGCGCCGAATGCTGCGTGGCCTACAACCTGCTCAAGCTCACGCGCTACGTCTACGCGTGGAGCGGCGATCCGCGCGCGTTCGACTATTACGAGCGCACGCTCTACAACGCGCGCCTGGGCACGCAGGACGCGGAAGGCATGAAGCTCTACTACTACCCGCTGCAGCCCGGCGCGGCGAAGTTCTACAACTCGCCTACCGATTCGTTCTGGTGCTGCACGGGTTCCGGCGCCGAAGAATTCGCGCGCTTCAACGACAGCATTTATTTCCGCGACGGCGACGACCTGTACGTCAACCTGTTCATCGCCTCGGAGCTCGACTGGCCCGAGCGAAAGCTTCGCCTGCGCCAGGAGACCGCCTTCCCGCGCGAGCCGCTGACGCGCCTGCGCGTATCGCTGCCGGCGCCGGCTTCGTTCGCCCTGCATCTGCGTGTTCCTTCCTGGATCGCTCCCGGCGCCGGCGTGCGCGTCAACGGGGAAGCCCTGGACGTCTTCGCTTCGCCCGGCAGTTACCTGACGCTGCATCGCGCATGGCGCGATGGCGATCGCGTGGAGCTGGACCTTCCCATGCGCCTGCACAGCGAAGCGCTGCCCGGCGATGACCGCCTGCAGGCCGCGCTCTACGGGCCGCTGGTGCTCGCCGCTCGCCTGGGCAGCCAAGGGCTCACCCATGACATGCAGTACTGCGGCTACGACGCCGCGCCCAAGCCCGAACCCAAGCCTCGCCCCGCGCCGCGCGTCGCCGCGAACGCATCGGGCGGGCTGGACTGGCTGCGCACCGTATCGGCGAAAGAACTCCGCTTCGAGGCGGGCACGCGCGACGGGACGGTCGCGGTCGCTCCACTGAACGAAGTGCACGGCGAACGCTACGCCGTGTACTGGCAAATCGACTCGGACGCGCCCGGCCCCGGCTGA
- a CDS encoding aldehyde dehydrogenase (NADP(+)) has product MAVQPDPIQPVLIEGDWRAARAPVGQFRAENPATGEPIGPTFPICGAADVEAALAAATAVAGELAAASPERIAAFLEAYADGIEADVEALVEIAHAETALPKQPRLGAVELPRTTGQLRQAAKAVRSYAWTQPVIDTAANLRSHLAPLGKPVLVFGPNNFPFAFNAIAGSDFASAIAARNPVIAKAHPSHPATSARLARIAHEALRKSGLPAAAVQMLYHFDHAIGATLAGDPRLGAIGFTGSRAGGLALKAAADAAGVPVYVEMSSVNPVFLLPGALAERGAALAQEFFTSCTMGSGQFCTNPGVVIVPRGADGDAFVAAATAHFAGAAPSVLFSRGVLDHLQQGVATLRKAGAQLLAGGEAGAPGYRHAPTLLEVDAAQFLREPKALQTEAFGPVSLLVRVDDVAQMAQVASAFEGNLTGTLYTAGNGADDAASAEVARALRPRVGRLIGNRMPTGVAVSPAMNHGGPYPSTGHPGFTAVGMPAAIRRFAALHCYDNLPEHLLPPELRDHNPGGVARQIDGCWCVDDLDGAEPA; this is encoded by the coding sequence ATGGCCGTGCAACCCGATCCTATCCAGCCCGTTTTGATCGAAGGCGACTGGCGCGCGGCACGCGCGCCAGTCGGTCAGTTCCGCGCCGAAAACCCGGCGACGGGCGAACCGATCGGCCCGACCTTCCCCATCTGCGGCGCGGCCGATGTGGAAGCCGCGCTGGCCGCCGCCACGGCCGTGGCCGGCGAGCTCGCCGCCGCATCGCCGGAGCGCATCGCCGCGTTCCTGGAGGCGTACGCGGATGGCATCGAAGCGGATGTGGAAGCGCTGGTCGAGATCGCCCACGCCGAGACCGCCCTGCCCAAGCAGCCCCGCTTGGGCGCCGTCGAGTTGCCGCGTACCACGGGCCAGCTGCGCCAGGCCGCCAAGGCCGTGCGCAGCTACGCGTGGACGCAGCCGGTGATCGACACCGCGGCGAACCTGCGCTCGCATCTCGCGCCCCTGGGCAAGCCGGTGCTGGTGTTCGGCCCCAACAACTTCCCGTTCGCCTTCAACGCGATCGCCGGCAGCGATTTCGCCTCGGCCATCGCCGCGCGCAATCCGGTCATCGCGAAGGCGCACCCCTCCCATCCGGCCACCAGCGCACGCTTGGCGCGCATCGCCCACGAAGCGCTGCGCAAGAGCGGCCTGCCCGCCGCCGCGGTGCAGATGCTCTACCACTTCGACCACGCCATCGGCGCGACGCTGGCCGGCGATCCGCGCCTGGGCGCGATCGGCTTCACCGGCAGCCGCGCCGGCGGCCTCGCGCTGAAAGCCGCGGCGGACGCGGCGGGCGTGCCTGTCTACGTGGAGATGTCCAGCGTCAACCCGGTGTTCCTGTTGCCCGGCGCGCTGGCCGAACGCGGCGCGGCGCTGGCCCAGGAGTTCTTCACGTCCTGCACCATGGGCAGCGGCCAGTTCTGCACCAATCCCGGCGTGGTCATCGTGCCACGCGGCGCGGACGGCGATGCGTTCGTGGCCGCGGCCACGGCGCACTTCGCCGGCGCGGCGCCCAGCGTGCTGTTTTCGCGCGGCGTGCTCGACCACCTGCAGCAAGGCGTGGCGACCTTGCGCAAGGCGGGCGCGCAACTCCTCGCCGGCGGCGAAGCCGGCGCGCCCGGCTACCGTCATGCGCCAACGCTGCTTGAAGTGGATGCAGCGCAGTTCCTGCGCGAGCCGAAAGCACTGCAGACCGAAGCCTTCGGTCCGGTCAGCCTGTTGGTGCGCGTGGACGATGTGGCGCAGATGGCCCAGGTGGCCTCCGCCTTCGAAGGCAACCTCACCGGTACGCTTTACACGGCCGGCAACGGCGCCGACGACGCGGCATCGGCCGAGGTCGCACGCGCGCTGCGTCCGCGCGTCGGACGCCTGATCGGCAACCGCATGCCCACCGGCGTGGCCGTCAGTCCCGCCATGAACCACGGCGGTCCGTATCCCAGCACCGGCCATCCCGGCTTCACCGCGGTGGGCATGCCCGCCGCGATCCGGCGCTTCGCCGCGCTGCATTGCTACGACAACCTGCCCGAGCACCTGCTGCCGCCCGAGCTGCGCGACCACAACCCCGGTGGCGTGGCGCGGCAGATCGACGGCTGCTGGTGCGTGGACGACCTCGACGGAGCCGAGCCGGCATGA
- a CDS encoding universal stress protein, translated as MFTHLLLPTDGSTHSECAVRLGVRLAAALGARVTGFAMVHPHGGSAASLPVGEEETRLARARLRFIKEVANGHGVACEVVLVHGNDPAQSIVRAARELRCDLVVMGSHGRRGVQALVLGSETRKVLLDCGVPVLVCR; from the coding sequence ATGTTCACCCACCTGCTGCTCCCCACTGACGGTTCGACGCACTCCGAGTGCGCCGTGCGCCTGGGCGTCCGCCTGGCCGCGGCGCTGGGTGCACGCGTCACAGGTTTCGCCATGGTGCATCCGCATGGCGGAAGCGCGGCGAGCCTGCCCGTGGGGGAGGAGGAGACGCGCTTGGCGCGGGCCCGCCTGCGTTTCATCAAGGAGGTGGCGAACGGGCATGGAGTCGCCTGCGAGGTGGTGCTTGTGCATGGCAACGATCCGGCGCAGTCGATCGTGCGCGCGGCGAGGGAGTTGCGTTGCGACCTGGTGGTGATGGGGTCGCATGGGCGGCGTGGGGTGCAGGCGCTGGTGTTGGGGAGTGAGACGCGGAAGGTTTTGTTGGATTGTGGGGTGCCGGTGTTGGTGTGTCGGTAG
- a CDS encoding Xaa-Pro peptidase family protein gives MSAAQIGGLDLAQARARLRPWATPAPAIDSHEYQQRLEHARALLRAQRLDALLITAGTSLRYFTGVAWGASERLVGMLLTAQGDPILICPGFEAGSLAAVLRIPADVRLWEEHEDPQQLVADAMAERGAGSLALDPAAPYVVAERLRAVLGGKPVADASAIVDGCRMCKSSAELALMKQATAMTLEVHRLAAGLMREGISRTELALFVDEAHRAMGADNGSTFCIVQFGHATAYPHGIPGEQYLERDQLVLIDTGCTVQGYHSDITRTYVFGTPTAEQARIWELEQAAQRAAFEAVRPGVHCETVDEAARAVVERAGLGPDYRLPGIPHRTGHGCGMAIHEMPYLVRGSRTVLRPGMCCSDEPMIVVPERFGVRLEDHFYVTEDGAAWFTPPSPAIDQPFA, from the coding sequence ATGAGCGCTGCACAGATCGGCGGTCTCGATCTTGCCCAGGCGCGCGCGCGGTTGCGTCCCTGGGCGACGCCCGCGCCGGCGATCGACTCGCATGAATATCAACAACGCCTGGAGCACGCCCGTGCGCTGCTGCGCGCGCAGCGGCTGGATGCGCTGCTGATCACCGCCGGCACCTCGCTGCGCTACTTCACCGGCGTGGCCTGGGGGGCCAGCGAGCGGCTGGTGGGCATGCTGCTCACCGCGCAAGGCGACCCCATCCTGATCTGCCCCGGCTTCGAGGCCGGCTCGCTGGCGGCCGTGCTCCGGATTCCCGCCGACGTGCGCCTGTGGGAAGAACACGAGGACCCGCAGCAGCTGGTCGCCGACGCCATGGCCGAACGCGGCGCCGGCAGCCTCGCGCTCGACCCCGCGGCGCCCTACGTCGTGGCCGAGCGGCTGCGCGCGGTGCTCGGCGGCAAGCCGGTGGCCGACGCCAGCGCGATCGTGGACGGCTGCCGCATGTGCAAGTCGTCCGCGGAACTGGCGCTGATGAAACAAGCCACCGCAATGACGCTGGAAGTGCACCGCCTCGCCGCTGGCCTCATGCGCGAAGGCATCTCGCGCACCGAGCTGGCGCTTTTCGTCGACGAGGCGCACCGCGCCATGGGTGCCGACAACGGTTCAACTTTCTGCATCGTGCAGTTCGGCCATGCCACCGCGTATCCGCACGGCATCCCCGGCGAGCAGTACCTGGAGCGCGACCAGCTGGTGCTGATCGATACCGGCTGCACCGTGCAGGGCTACCACTCCGACATCACGCGCACCTATGTCTTCGGCACGCCCACCGCCGAGCAGGCGCGCATCTGGGAACTGGAGCAGGCCGCGCAGCGCGCAGCGTTCGAAGCCGTGCGCCCCGGCGTGCACTGCGAGACCGTGGACGAAGCCGCGCGCGCGGTGGTCGAGCGCGCCGGCCTGGGTCCGGACTACCGCCTGCCCGGCATCCCCCACCGCACCGGCCACGGCTGCGGCATGGCCATCCACGAGATGCCCTACCTGGTGCGCGGCTCGCGCACCGTGCTGCGGCCCGGCATGTGCTGCAGCGACGAACCGATGATCGTGGTCCCCGAGCGCTTCGGCGTGCGGCTGGAGGATCACTTCTACGTCACCGAAGACGGCGCGGCCTGGTTCACGCCACCGTCGCCGGCCATCGACCAGCCCTTTGCATGA
- a CDS encoding amino acid permease — MALIDDIIRRKPVESLQSEADKGTGLRRVLGLWQLTAIGLGGIIGVGIFVLTGTVAATQAGPAVLLSFLLAGIASAAAALCYAEFAGLIPVSGSAYTYGYAVLGEFAGWIIGWDLLLEYALIAAVVAVGWSGYAQVLLDSAGLPLPTWAQGAWGTAPGRVVNLPAIVVSAAITALLAVRMEWGARFNTLIVAIKIAGAALIVIAGAAYVKPERWHPFMPFGMHGVVTGAAVVFFAVFGYDMLTTAAEESRNPQRDLPRAVLLSLGIAMLLYFAICLVLTGIVPYTTLDNDAPVANAFIRIGMPWTMAVISLASVCGITSVIFANLLAGARIGFSLGRDGLLPSWFAGVHPRWRTPHRSTILLGTVTAVAAGLFPLDELAKLVNIGVLGAFIVICTAVAVLRVRQPNLHRPFRTPWVPFVPLVGVGFSCWLIWGLPVVTYVRFGIWLLVGCVVYLAYGRRHSKLVVVKERVG, encoded by the coding sequence ATGGCGCTGATCGACGACATCATCCGGCGCAAGCCGGTGGAAAGCCTGCAAAGCGAGGCGGACAAAGGCACCGGCCTGCGGCGCGTGCTCGGCCTGTGGCAACTCACTGCCATCGGCCTGGGCGGCATCATCGGCGTGGGCATCTTCGTGCTCACCGGCACTGTGGCGGCCACGCAAGCGGGACCGGCAGTGCTGCTGTCGTTCCTGCTCGCCGGCATCGCCAGCGCGGCGGCGGCGCTGTGTTACGCGGAATTCGCGGGGCTCATTCCCGTCTCCGGCAGCGCGTATACGTACGGCTATGCCGTGCTGGGCGAATTCGCCGGCTGGATCATCGGCTGGGATCTCCTGCTGGAATACGCGCTGATCGCCGCGGTGGTGGCGGTGGGCTGGTCCGGTTATGCGCAGGTGTTGCTCGACAGCGCCGGCCTGCCGCTGCCGACCTGGGCGCAGGGCGCCTGGGGCACCGCGCCGGGAAGAGTGGTGAATCTCCCCGCGATCGTGGTGTCCGCGGCCATCACCGCTCTGCTCGCGGTGCGCATGGAATGGGGCGCGCGCTTCAACACGCTGATCGTGGCGATCAAGATCGCCGGCGCCGCCCTGATCGTGATCGCCGGCGCCGCGTACGTGAAGCCGGAACGCTGGCATCCCTTCATGCCCTTCGGCATGCACGGCGTGGTGACCGGCGCGGCCGTGGTGTTCTTCGCCGTGTTCGGCTACGACATGCTGACCACCGCCGCCGAGGAGTCGCGCAACCCGCAACGCGACCTCCCGCGCGCCGTATTGCTGTCGCTGGGCATTGCGATGCTGCTGTATTTCGCCATCTGCCTGGTACTCACCGGCATCGTGCCTTACACCACGCTGGACAACGACGCGCCGGTGGCGAACGCCTTCATCCGCATCGGCATGCCATGGACGATGGCGGTGATCTCGCTCGCTTCGGTATGCGGCATCACCAGCGTGATCTTCGCCAACCTGCTGGCCGGCGCTCGCATCGGCTTCAGCCTGGGCCGCGACGGCCTGCTGCCAAGCTGGTTCGCCGGCGTGCACCCGCGCTGGCGCACGCCGCACCGCTCGACGATTCTGCTGGGCACCGTGACGGCCGTGGCGGCAGGACTGTTTCCGCTGGACGAATTGGCAAAGCTGGTGAACATCGGCGTCCTCGGCGCCTTCATCGTGATCTGCACCGCGGTGGCGGTACTGCGAGTGCGACAGCCGAACCTGCACCGCCCGTTCCGCACGCCCTGGGTGCCCTTCGTGCCGCTGGTGGGCGTCGGTTTTTCCTGCTGGCTGATCTGGGGACTGCCCGTCGTGACGTATGTGCGGTTCGGGATCTGGCTGCTGGTCGGGTGCGTGGTTTATCTGGCCTATGGGCGCAGGCATAGCAAGTTGGTGGTGGTGAAGGAGCGGGTGGGCTGA
- a CDS encoding twin-arginine translocation signal domain-containing protein — protein sequence MDRRRFLQGLAASGAVAGMGGWSVGDAAPAGEPAPATPSAPPRRLPAAALPTEGHARIAAFDLEGAAWAVFEDLRTPDGTLTLLGPDGGCALGKRTEPCAVEGTMPYLGLALKDIALADADLLAARLLERGEPDPEQVRLAAPPLASDLDPKDYAGRLPWTTFVGTVACADTMPVFPNGRTRTFHPEQAVAALRDDKLAARRREGLLGGWLPAVHKVFPLGEGRWYDVLVFADVDAADRFVVQTWHRTALVEHGRVSEVHYGHSYPAYPPTRQPPSAAAFYRALLRFHDTWQRELADASELHTPDVSWADMARFAFARELVVRPGGSYPKYGAVDRDYYGNEYDGFQDTFTSSLYANLEWGRFAQAATVLDGYFADFVQPDGMINMRGAETGQFGLTLSLLARYLRYTGDSALLSKHRGKIEATARILLDLHDASLQLPEHSPGYGLIHGWNESDACLFPEPQLWWKPYYANSALAARGLQDIAAVWTAIDPGGAATAQRWQQRSRTLAGQVTRTLRANVRHDLRPPYVGPLPGAKLTFRQSLTQEKPSEQQWPHRAYAELLQADVLPDDLAHLVIDCMRGHGATSAGVVANVAPPNPEGRDILGFISYGYAQQLLRLDRIDEYLLFLYAHRYHAHTPGSWTAGEVSDLSGGMPLFCMPAQLTIPLLLRWMMVFDDGAGEVLHLARALPRRWMAGSEPVAMLRAPTRWGRVDVQLRPDGRGGVEGEVRLPDREPPRTVWLSLRAPEGKRLGEVRIDGVAAKERQGEAVRLTGSVGQVVRVSAAFV from the coding sequence ATGGATCGGCGCCGTTTTCTGCAAGGGCTGGCCGCGTCGGGCGCGGTCGCAGGCATGGGTGGGTGGAGCGTCGGCGACGCCGCGCCCGCCGGAGAACCCGCGCCGGCGACGCCTTCCGCGCCGCCGCGCCGGCTGCCGGCGGCAGCGCTTCCCACTGAAGGGCACGCGCGCATCGCTGCGTTCGACCTGGAAGGCGCGGCCTGGGCCGTGTTCGAGGACCTGCGCACGCCGGACGGCACGCTCACCCTGCTCGGCCCTGATGGCGGATGCGCGCTGGGCAAGCGTACCGAACCGTGCGCCGTCGAAGGCACGATGCCCTACCTGGGGCTCGCGCTGAAAGACATCGCGCTGGCGGACGCGGACCTTCTGGCGGCGCGCCTGCTCGAACGCGGCGAGCCGGATCCGGAACAGGTACGCCTCGCCGCGCCGCCGCTGGCCTCGGACCTGGACCCGAAGGACTACGCCGGCCGCCTGCCGTGGACCACCTTCGTCGGCACCGTCGCCTGCGCCGACACCATGCCGGTCTTTCCCAACGGCCGCACGCGCACCTTCCATCCCGAACAGGCGGTGGCGGCGCTGCGCGACGACAAGCTCGCCGCGCGGCGGCGCGAAGGCCTGCTCGGCGGCTGGCTGCCGGCGGTGCACAAGGTGTTCCCGCTGGGCGAAGGCCGCTGGTACGACGTGCTCGTCTTCGCCGATGTGGACGCGGCCGATCGCTTCGTCGTGCAGACCTGGCACCGCACCGCGCTGGTCGAGCACGGTCGCGTGAGCGAGGTGCACTACGGCCACAGCTACCCGGCCTATCCGCCCACGCGGCAGCCGCCTTCCGCCGCGGCGTTCTATCGCGCGCTGCTGCGCTTCCACGACACCTGGCAGCGCGAGCTCGCCGATGCGAGCGAACTGCACACGCCGGACGTCAGCTGGGCCGACATGGCGCGCTTCGCCTTCGCACGCGAGCTGGTGGTGCGCCCCGGCGGCAGCTATCCGAAGTACGGCGCTGTGGATCGCGACTACTACGGCAACGAGTACGACGGTTTCCAGGACACCTTCACCAGCTCGCTCTACGCCAACCTGGAATGGGGCCGCTTTGCCCAGGCCGCCACGGTGCTGGACGGCTATTTCGCCGATTTCGTCCAGCCCGACGGCATGATCAACATGCGCGGCGCCGAGACCGGGCAGTTTGGCCTCACCCTGTCATTGCTGGCGCGCTACCTGCGCTACACGGGCGACAGCGCGCTTCTGAGCAAGCATCGCGGCAAGATCGAAGCCACCGCGCGCATCCTGCTCGACCTGCACGACGCCAGCCTGCAGCTGCCCGAGCACAGCCCGGGCTACGGCCTCATCCACGGCTGGAACGAGTCGGATGCCTGCCTGTTCCCCGAGCCGCAGCTGTGGTGGAAGCCCTATTACGCCAACAGCGCGCTGGCGGCGCGTGGCCTGCAGGATATCGCGGCGGTATGGACGGCCATCGACCCAGGCGGCGCGGCCACCGCCCAGCGCTGGCAGCAGCGCTCGCGCACGCTCGCCGGGCAGGTCACGCGCACGCTGCGCGCCAATGTGCGCCACGATCTTCGCCCACCCTACGTCGGCCCGCTGCCCGGCGCGAAACTCACCTTCCGCCAATCGCTGACGCAGGAAAAGCCCAGCGAGCAGCAATGGCCGCACCGCGCCTATGCCGAACTGCTGCAGGCCGACGTGTTGCCGGACGACCTGGCCCACTTGGTGATCGACTGCATGCGCGGCCACGGCGCCACGAGCGCAGGCGTGGTCGCCAACGTCGCCCCGCCCAACCCGGAAGGGCGCGACATCCTCGGTTTCATCTCTTACGGCTATGCGCAGCAGCTCCTGCGGCTGGATCGCATCGACGAATACCTGCTGTTCCTCTACGCCCACCGCTATCACGCGCACACGCCGGGCAGCTGGACCGCCGGCGAAGTCTCGGACCTGAGCGGCGGCATGCCGCTGTTCTGCATGCCCGCGCAGCTGACCATCCCCTTGCTCCTGCGCTGGATGATGGTGTTCGACGACGGCGCGGGCGAGGTGCTGCATCTGGCGCGCGCCCTTCCCCGGCGGTGGATGGCGGGCAGCGAGCCTGTGGCGATGCTCCGCGCGCCGACGCGCTGGGGCCGCGTCGACGTGCAGTTGCGGCCCGATGGCCGCGGCGGGGTGGAAGGCGAGGTGCGGCTGCCGGATCGCGAGCCTCCCCGCACGGTGTGGCTCAGCCTGCGGGCGCCGGAGGGCAAGCGGCTCGGCGAGGTGCGCATCGATGGTGTCGCGGCCAAGGAACGGCAGGGGGAAGCGGTGCGGTTGACGGGTTCCGTCGGGCAGGTCGTGCGGGTTTCGGCAGCGTTTGTTTGA